The DNA segment TCGAGTTCGTGGTACAATACATGAAGAGCCCTCCTGAAGGCGGTTGCTAAGCACAAACACCTTTCAGGAAGGCTCTCGCTTTACCCTAATTTTACGTGTAGCGAAGGTCCGTAGACACTACACTAAAGCTCGACCGCTACATATCTTTTGAAAGACCGCGGCGGTTTCGAGATAAATCTCGACCGCTACATATTTATTTGAAAGACCGCGGCGGTCGAGATAAATCTCGACCGCTCTCAATTTTCTTTATCGTCGAGGTCGTGGCGATTGAGCGGTTATCGGTACTGGTCTTGGATGGACGCGAATTTCGGGGAGAGCTCCTCGATCTTCAGACCCGCGATCGCCGGGTTGTCCTTGATCGTCAGCGATTCGAGCGTCGGCCGCGTTTCGTGATAGAGGATCCCGAGCGGGATCTTGCCCGGCTTCATCAGCACGTCGAACGCATGCGTCCGGTTCGTCGGATCGTATGCGGGGTCGTCGCTCACGTGGTAGACGTTGTCCTTGAACCACTTATACGTGTTGATCTTGTTGAACGTGACGCACGGCGACATCACTTCGACGATCGCAAACCCCGGATGCCGCACACCCGCTTTGATCATCTCGACCATCGCCTTCGGCTCCGATGAGAAGCCGCGGGCGATGAAGGTACCGCCAGCGGCCAGGGCGATCGCGAGTCCGTTGATCGGCGCGTCGGGATTGCCCGAGGGGCTCGTGCCCGTCACGTAGCCCAAAGCGCTCGTCGGCGACGATTGGCCCTTCGTCAGTCCGTACGTCTGATTGTCCATGACGACGTACGTCATGTCCGGATTGCGGCGCACGGCGTGCAAGAAATGCCCTGCACCGATCGCGTAACCGTCGCCGTCGCCACCGGCGACGATGACCGTCAGATCGCGGTTCGCCAATTTTATGGCGGTCGCGGCCGGCAGCGCCCGTCCGTGGACGCCGTGCAAAGCGTACGAGTTGAAGTAGCCCGAGATCTTACCCGAGCAGCCGATGCCGGAGACGAACGCGACGTCCTTCGGCCGCAGTTCGAGTTCTGCCGCTGCCTGCTTCAGCGCGGCGATGACGCCGAAGTCGCCGCATCCGGGGCACCACCACGAGGCGGTGTGGGTCGCGAAATCTTTCGCGGTGATCGTCGTAGCCATGATCTAACGGACCCCTGCCGGCTCGCGGACCGGAGCGAACTTAGCGACCGCGTCGATGATCTCGATCGGCCTGAACGGTTTGCCATTGTATTTGAGCACGGGATGGACCGTCTCGCGCGGCCCGACGACGTAGCGGATGAGCCTGTCGAGCTGGCCCGTGAACGAGTTCTCGATGATGAAGACGTGGTCGGCGCCCTCGACGAACGCTTTCACTTCCTCTTCGGGGAACGGCCACAACGTGCGCAGCTGCATGAACGCGGTTGGCAGGCCTGCCGCTGCGAGGCGGTCTTGCGCCTCGGCGATCGGCCCGCGATTGCTCCCGTAGCCGATGATACGGATGCGCGATGACGCATCGCCGAGGATGTTCGGCTTCGGCAGGTCCGGACGCATCGACACGAGCTTGCGCATCCGCTTTTCCATCATCTTCTCGCGGTTGCGCGCGTCTTCGGTGATGACGCCGCCGTCGGAGTGCTCGGAACCCGGCGCGAGATGCATACCGCCCTCGACGCCCGGGATCGCGCGCGGCGACACGCCGTCGTCCGAGAACGCATAGCGATTGTATTCGCCGACCGAGAGCGCGCCGTTGCGCTGGAGCTTGCCGCGATCGACCGTCACGGTCGACATCTCGAGCGGCGGCAGCGTCGCCTTGCTCTGGCACAGCGCCTGCTCGGAGAGGACGAAGACCGGCACCTGATACTTCTCGGCGATGTTGAACGCGGCGACCGTCAGGTAGAACGACTCCTCGACCGTACCCGGCGCGATGACGACGCGCGGGATCTCTCCGTGCCCCGAGAAGATCAAATGGTTGAGATTGCTCTGTTCGGTCTTCGTCGGCATGCCCGTCGACGGACCCGCCCGCGCGCACTCGATGACGACGATCGGCACTTCGATCACGCCGGCCAGGCCGATGCCCTCGGTCATGAGGGCTTGACCCGGGCCCGACGTCGCCGTCATCGACCGTACGCCCGCAAACGCCGCGCCTATGGTCATGTTGATCGCAGCGAGCTCGTCCTCGGCCTGCACGACGACGCCGCCGTATTGCGGCGCGTATTTCGCCATCCACTCGAGCACGTCCGTGGCCGGCGTGATCGGATAGCCCGCCATGAAGCGGCAGCCCGCGACGAGCGCACCGTAACCGATCGCATCGTTGCCCATCATGATGAGGCGATCGCCGTCGGTCGATTGCGACTGCGCGTATCCCGACGGACGGTTGTAGTTCTCGCGGATGTATTTCGCGCCGGCTTCGATCGCGGCGATGTTCTTCTCGACGACCGCCTCGCCTTTGCGCTGGTAGACTTTCGTGACGTCGCCGCGGACGACGTCGGGATCCATGCCGGTGAGCTCGGCGATGACGCCGAGCGACACCGTGTTGCGGACGATCTCGAGGCCGAGGTCGTGCTTGGCTATTTTCCCGAGCGGGACTTCATAGATGAAGACGTCGTCGCGGCGCAAGTCGTCGGGGATCTTCTCGTCCGTGTTGTCGAAGATGATGAAGCCGCCCGGACGCATCTCGTCGATGTGTTTCTGCACGGCCTCGAGGTCGAACGCGACGAGGCAGTCGACGAAATCGGCCATGCCGTAGTTCGCGTGATCGCTTGCTCGGATGACGTAGTTCGTGTGGCCGCCGCGAATGCGCGACGGGAAGTCTTTATACGTGTAGACTTCCCGCCCCATATGCTTGAAAACGCCGGCGATGAGATCGCCGGTCGTGAGACTCCCGTCTCCAGCCTGCCCTCCGAACATCACTTCGATGTCGTTGAAGATCATCCGGGCCTCCGTGGCACTGTGCTCCGTACCTTGCGTATCGGCGCGTGTCTGACTTTAGTTAGTGGGCGGCCCAGGTGTTCCCCGCTATCCCAGGTCGACGATGACGACCTCGACGTCACCTACCGGACGTCGCCAGGTGAGCCGAGAGCCGCGCTTTTGCCCCATCAGGGCACTGCCGAGCGGCGAAGTCCACGAGATCTTCCCTTCCGCCGGATCGGCTTGGTCCTCTCCGACGATGGTGAACGTGCGCCGCTGTCCGCCGTCATCGATCGTCACCGTCGTGCCGATCGCGACTTCATCTCGTTTCGCTTCGACGAGGATCGCGTCGCCGATGCGCCGTCGCAGATAGCGGATGTCGCGCGCGATGCGCGCGAGCGGCGCCTTCGCCGCGATATCGCCGGCAGCATGACGATCGCGCACATGCCCTTGTTCGGCGAGCGCTTCGTCGAGCTGTCGATGCAGGTCTGCGAGGCCGTCCGCGGTGACGTAGTTCGGATGCGCGCTCTGCGGCTTCTCGGGTAGGTCGTCATCGGGCGCGTCGCCGTCGGTCTCCTTGACGAATGCGCGGCTCATGGTACCGGACTGCTTCGACGACTCGGGGCGAACCCCCGGTCCTAGTTGGCGGGGTACTCGACCTCGACGTAGTCCTCGGTCGTCGTCCGGTCGATACCGCGCGATGTGCGCGCGGCGTCGAGTGCGATCGTCGCGACCGCTGCGACGAGCAGATCCGCTGCGAGCGCCCAGATCCCGATGAACATCGTGACCGGTGCACCGAAGAAGTGCAGGGTGAACACCGATGCGAAATGATTTGCGATGATCATCCAAAGCGCGACCGCGATGCCCGCGATCCAGCCTGCGACGAGCGCCACCCGGTGGAACCATCTCGTGTAGAGACCGATGAGAACGGTCGGCACGATCTGCAGTATCAGCGCGCCCGCGAACAACTGGTAGTAGATCGAATATTGCGCCGGCAAGAAGAGCACCGCCGCGAGCGCGCCCAATTTCACGACGAGTGACGCTGTCTTCGCGACGTTCGTCTCCTCCCGCTCGGTCAAGGTGCGCGCGCCGAGCGCCATGTGGATGTTGCGCGTGTAGAGATTCGCCGCAGCGATCGACATGACGGCCGCGGGGACGAGCGCGCCGATGCCGATGGCCGCCATCGTCATCCCGAAGAACCACGACGGGAAGAAGTGTTGGTAGAGCATCGGAATCGCATCGTTCGGGCTGGACAGATGCAAACCGGCGGCGAGTGCCATGTAACCTGACAGCGCGATCAATCCGAGCATGAGCGTGTAGGCGGGAAGCATCGCCATGTTGCGCCGCACGACGTCCGTGCTCTTCGCGCTTAGGACTGCCGTGATGTTGTTGGGATACATGAAGAGCGCGAGTCCCGAGCCGATGCCGAGCGTCACGAACGCCGTATATTGGGCCGGCGCGAGTACGGTGCTCGCCGGCTTCGGGAGAGCCGACAACGTCCGCTCGGCCGCCGCGAAAATGTTGGCGAATCCGCCGAGCTGCAGCGGTATATAGATCACGGCGGCGATGGCGGTGACGTAGATGAGGATGTCTTTGACGATGGCCACGAGCGCAGGCGCGCGCAAACCGCCACGGTACGTATAGGCTGCGAGGATCGCGAACGCGACGATCACCGGTACGTCGCCCGCCCAGCCCGTGCCCGTAAGGCCCAGCGCCTTGATCGCGACCTGAAGACCGACCAGCTGCAGCGAGATGTAGAGCATGACGGCGATGATGCTCGTCACGGCGACGATCAACTCCAAGCCTTTGCTGTCGTAGCGGTCTCGAGCGAAGTCCGCGTACGTGATGTAGTGACGCTTGTGCGCGATCGCCCAAAAACGCGGCCCGAACACGAAGACCAACGGATAGCAGACCGCAGTGATCAGCGTGAGCGGGAAAAACGCCAGCGCGCCAAGCCCGGTCGCGAGGGCCGGCAGCGCTACGAACGTGTAGGCGGTGTAGACGTCGCCGCCGAGCAAGAACCAGGTGATGAGCGTGCCGAAGCGGCGGCCGGCCAACCCCCATTCGTGGAGCACGTTGAGGTCGCCGCGCCGCCAGTTCGCCGCGGCAAAGCCAAGGACGGTCACGCCGCCGAACAGGATGAGAAAGACGACGAGCGCGGTCCAGTCAATCATCGCGTCGCGTAGTAGACGATGCCAGTGATGATGCCTGCGATCACCGACATCGCAAGCTGGTACCAATAGAAAAACGGCATGCCGAACAGCGGTGGACCGCCCACGGCGTAGAGCTGCGGGAACATCGATGCCAAAAGCGGCAGCGCCAACAGCAAATACCAGGCGCGCTTTGAGCGTCCGCTAGCGGGCGAGCCCTTCATCGACCGCGCCTTCGCGACGTCAAAACGCCCGCCCTACCGCACAGTTGAGTAGGCCGGGGAGCGGTCGAGATTCATCTCGACCGGAGACGCGCTTGCAATAAGAAAGACCGCGGCGGTCGACCGTAAAGGTCGACCGCTCCCAAATCCTGGTGGAACGGCCCGCTCAATACTCCATGTAGGAGACGATTTTGAAGTCGTACGTCGGCAGCTTCGGCACGATCTTCTTATCGATCCGTATGCCGCCACCGCTCGTGCTGTCGAGGTAGACCTGACTGCCCGCGTCGAGCGCGCCGACGACTGTACCGGTGCCGGCTAAATCGATCGAACCGTTCGGCGCGTAGACGAGACCGACGCGCTCGTTCGTCACCGGGTCGAGCTGCAGCGCGTATGCGCCGAGCGAGTTCACGCATTGCGTGGCCGAATCGGAGCCGAGAACGACGAGCGTGCCGCCTTGGGCGCGCACGGAATAACCGCCGCTCGCCCCGACCGTTGAGAAGACGCCGCTCACCCAGAGATTCGCGCCGTCGTTGATCAGCCTCGCGCCGTCGTGGATGCAGACGTTGCCGTCGATGAAGACCGATTTGCCTTTCGACAGCACGACCGTTCCGGACCTCAACTCGACGTCACCGTCGATAAAGACGTTTCCGTCTATGACGGCCGAGCGAGTGGGTGGCGATATCGTCGGGGCGCCGCCGGTCGCCTCGTTGCTCGCGTCACCCGCGGCAGCGGTCACCTGCGACGGCGAAAGGACGGGCATCGGCGGCGAGTTCGGGAAGGCACCGCCCTCACCGGAGGTCACCTGATCGATGCCCGCGGCATACGTCGGTCCCTGAACCGCCGCCGGCACGGTGTTCTGGTAGATATTGCCGTTCGCGCGCATCACGGCATCGGCCGCGCCCGGAGTGCTTTCGTAGATGCCGACGTCGCCGCGGATATACACGTCGCCGCCCGCGATGACCGCACCGGCCGGCAGCGTCATGCCGTTGCTCGGCGCGATGAGCGCCTCGATGAGCACGCCGCGTCCGCCGCCCTGACCGCTTCCGGAAGACCATGCATAGACCGTATTCAAGGGCACAGCGATGTGATTTTTAACATTTGCGCGATCGATGACGTTGCCGGCCTTTTGCGTCGCGATCGCGTTGTACGCTATGCACCACTGGAACGAGCCGCCGTCGGCGAGCGTCCCCATCGTGCCGGCGTTGGCGCCGTTCGCGCATGCGCTCGAAGTCCCGTGGGATCTATCGAGCTCGTCGACGACCTGGTCGATGCCGGCCTCGGCCGCGTTGAAGGCAGCGAGTTTCGCGCGGATCGAGTTCTCCGTCGCTGCCGACCCGAATGCGTTGCTGAGAAGCACGACCGCGACGAAAAGCAGCACGGCGACGACGATGAGCGCTATCATCATCGTCATCCCCCGCTCGTGCCGCTTGTCGTTCAAATCGCGTACCTCTCCGTCAATTGTGCGCGAGTACGTCGTCGTCGAAGGTCGACGTATTTTGCTCGTACCCAGCTTGGCCCATGGCAACCACGCGGATCGTCGTGACGTCGTTTGTCGAATTGACGGCCGCGGAAAATTCTGCGATATTACGCATCACGATCATCGGCTGCGTTTCGGCGGCCGCCGACGCGACCGCTTCCTGCGCGAATCGTTGCAGCGTAGCGCGCTCCTGCGGCGATGGGTCGCCGATCTGCGCAGCGATCGGCGCCGGTTCGAACGAGCGGTAGACGTCGCCGCCCGGCGAGCGCTGCCAATAGACGATGAAACCTTGCCACGCGGGCGCCGCCAGCACGCCGTTCGTCTCGAAGGTCGCTCCGAGATCGTTCGAATCGACGGCGGTCGCCATGACGACCGCACTATCGGCGGTGGCGATCGAGCCGTTCCCGCAATCGACCGGCGAACGGGTACACGCGAAAATGGCGATCGCATCGCTCTCGCGCAAGTCACGCTCGAAGACGTACATCCCGGACGATGCGGGCGACATCGACTCGGCTTTCGCCTGCGCGCGCGCGGGCGCTAACAGGAGCGGCGGCACGGCTCCGGCGATCGCGAGAAGCATGAGACCGATGATGACGGCGACGACGAGCGTCTCGGCGATCGTCATCCCGCGGTGCCGGCTCACGGCAGCTGCCTCGTGATGAGCGTCTCGAGGGGCTCGAGCGTGTGCGTCTCGCCGCCGATCGTCACGATGATGGATATCTTGCAATCGAACAGCGGCGAGGACGCGCCCTCGGGCTGCGTGCAGCGCGGCGAGAGCGAGACGCTTGGCGTCGATTGGGTCGCCTGGCCAGTCGCCATCGACGAGCCGGCGGACAGCGGCTCGATCGTGGGCGACGGCAGCGGTTGTCCGGATTCGATCGCGACACGAACGTCGTCGAGATAACGATGCGCCGATGTCGCGGCTTCGGACCTGATAGCGTCTTCGCCGATCGCGTTGTACGTGAACGGCATGACGTCGAAAACGCTGATGAGCGCGAGCAACACGAGTCCGAGCGCGATGATCGCCTCGACGATTGAAAAGCCCCGGTGTAAAACCGAACGCCCCGTGGTCGACATGTGGAGGCGGGTCTTTTGCGGTGCCCAGGGGTGGCCCTTCGGCGGTGCGAATCGCGGCCTCATGGCCTCGAACCAGGAACACCTCGACCACCTCAGGCACACGGCGGCGCACTTGCTCGCGCACGCGGTCGTCGACTTGTTCGGCCCCGATGTGAAGCTCGCGATCGGACCGTCGATCGAAGACGGCTTCTACTACGATTTTCTCAAGGAACCGGGGTTCACGCCCGAAGATCTGCCGCGGATCGAGACTCGAATGCGCGAGCTCATCGCGCAGGGGCTTCATATGGAAGGAAGGCGGGTTTCGCGCGAGGAGGCCGCAGAGTACTATCGGGACAGAAACCAACCGTTCAAGCTCGAGCTCCTCGACGCGATCCCCGAGAGCGAGCCGGTTTCGATGTACACGATCGGCTCGTTCACCGATCTGTGCCGCGGTGGTCATGTCGCGTCGAGCAAGGAGATCGGCGGGCTCAAGCTGCTCAGCGTCGCAGGCGCGTACTGGCGCGGCGACGAGCGCAATCCGATGCTCCAGCGGATCTACGGCACCGCGTTCCCGACACAGGCCGAGGTCGACGCGCACCTCGCGATGCTCGAGGAAGCGGCGCGCCGCGACCATCGCAAGCTCGGCAAGGAGCTCGACCTCTTCTCTATGGAGGATGAAGCAGGTCCGGGTCTCGTCTTCTGGCATCCCAACGGCGGACGCATCCGCGCGGTCATCGAGGACTTCATCCGCGGCGAGCTGCGGCAGCGCGGCTACGAGCCGGTGTACACGCCGCACATCGTCCACGAAGCGGTCTTTATTCGTTCTGGTCATTTGCAGAATTTCTCCGAGACGATGTTCGGGCCGATGGTCGTCGAGGAACAGCGCTACCGCGCGAAGCCGATGAACTGCCCCGGGCATATCATGGTGTACAAGTCGCAGCAGCGATCGTACCGCGATCTGCCGTTGCGTTTCGCTGAGTTCGGCACGTGCTATCGTTACGAGCGATCCGGCACGATGCATGGGCTCATGCGAGTCCGCGGTTTCACGCAGGACGACGCGCATCTGTTCTGCACGCCTGAGCAGCTGCTGGGAGAATTCGAGAGCACGGCAGATGCCGCGCTCGCCGTGTTGCGCGCGTTTCAATTCACCGATTACCAGCTGTTCGTCGCGACGCGCCCGGACAAGGCGCTGGGCGACGAAGCCGCGTGGGATCGCGCGACGGCCGCGATCAAGACGGCGTGCGAGAGCGCGGGCCTTCCTTATGAGATGGATGAAGGCGGCGGCGCGTTCTACGGGCCGAAGCTCGACATCAAGGTGCGCGACGCGATCGGGCGCGACTGGCAGCTGTCGACGGTCCAAGTCGACTTCAACTTGCCCGAGCGCTTCGAGTTGACGTACGTCGGTCAGGACGGCGCCGAGCACCGGCCCGTGATGATCCATCGCGCGCTGCTCGGATCGCTCGAGCGCTTCTTCGGCGTGCTCGTCGAGCACTACGGCGGCGCGTTCCCGGTTTGGCTCGCGCCCGTTCAAGCCGTCGTGCTGCCGATCGCCGACGGACAGTTCGAGTACGCCGCGTCCGTCGCCAAGCGTTTGCGCGACGCCGGATTCCGCATCGACGTCGACGACTCGAACGAGCGTCTTCAGAAGAAGATCAAGATGCAGCAGGGTCGCAAGGTGCCGTACATGCTCGTCGTCGGCAAGAACGAGGCTGCCGCTGGCGAGGTGAACGTCCGTACGCGCGCAGGCGACCAATCCGCGATGTCCGTCGATGCCTTCCTCGCCCGCCTCGCTGACGACACCGCTAAGAGGATGTAGTAGGCCGAGCGCAGCTCGGCATGTAGCGGTCGAGCTTTAGCTCGACCGCCGCGACCTCGACCTAGAATGGAAGGGAGGTCGACCTTTACGGTCGACCGCCGCGGTCTTTCAGTTGCACGCTCGTCTGCGGTCGAGATAAATCTCGACCGCTCCCTTAGAGGTCTCAGCGACATATCTTCGCAAGCCATTTGCCGATGCAATCGAGCGCGCTCGAAAACGTCATCAATATCATCACGATCGCGGGTCTGGCCGCGTTCACCGTTTCCGGCGTCATCGTCGCGAAGCGCAAGGACATGGACGCGTTCGGCTGCATGTCCGTCGCGTTCATCACCGCGCTCGGCGGCGGCACGCTGCGCGACGTTCTCCTCGGTCGTTTCCCGTTGTTCTGGATCGCGCACGAGTGGTACGCGATCGGCGTCTTGATCTTCGCAGCCATCCTCTTCTACAGCTCGCGCTTCATCGCGCTCCGCGAGCGCGCGATCCTCATCCCCGACGCGTTCGGGCTCGGCCTCTTCAGCGTCACCGGCGCGACATACGCGCTCGAGGCGCACACGTCGTACATCGTCGCGTCGATCCTCGGCGTCATCACGGGCGTGTTCGGCGGCGTCTTGCGCGACGTCATCTGCAATGAGATACCGATCGTCTTCTCTCGGACGCAGCTCTATGCGACGTGCGCGCTCGCCGGCGTGTGGACGTACATCATCCTCGATCACTTCGGCGTCGAGAGCGCGTGGTCGTTATCGCTCGGCGTCGCCGTGACGTTCCTGACGCGGATGGCCGCCGTCTTCTTCGACCTTCGTCTGCCGACGGAGCTCGAGACGTAGGTCGCGACGCTTCCGCCCGATAAGCAATCCGCATGCGTTTGCTCGGCATCGAGACGTCGTGCGATGACACGGCCGCTGCGGTCGTCGTCGACGGTACGACCGTGGAAAGCAACGTCCTCGCCTCGCAGGATGCCTTCCACGAGGAGTACGGCGGTGTCGTCCCCGAGATCGCGAGCCGCAAGCACGCCGAATTGATCAACGCCGTCATCGAGTCGGCGCTGAGCAAAGCGCGTCGCTCGCTTGACGACATCGACGGTATCGCCGTCACCTGCGGACCCGGTTTGGCCGGCAGCCTCGTCGTCGGCGTTGCAGCGGCTCAAGGCCTTGCCTTCGCTCGCGGTCTGCCCGCGTATGCCGTCAATCATCTGCACGGTCATCTTTTCGCGAATTACTTGTCGAGCCCGCAATTCCCCGATCGCAAAGCGCCGCAGCCACCGTTCATCTGCTTGATCGTCTCCGGTGGGCACACGGATCTCATCTTCGTCGAAGCGGATGATCGCCACAAACGTATCGGGCGGACGCTCGACGATGCGGCCGGCGAAGCGTACGACAAAGTCGCGCGCATGATCGGGCTCGGTTTTCCGGGTGGACCGCACCTCGATAAGCTCGCGTGTGACGGCGACTCGAACGCGTTCGCGTTTCCGCGCAGTCTCCTGAACGAACCCGGCTACGACTTCAGCTTCTCAGGCTTGAAGACCGCGGTACGCTATCATCTCGATGCGCATCCCGAGCACGCGACCGATCGGGCGGCGGACATCGCGGCGAGTTTTCAAGCCGCGGTTGTCGATGCGCTGTGCGCGAAGACGTTGCGCGCCGCGCGGGATTTCGGGGTCAAGACGATCGCGCTTGCGGGCGGTGTGTCGGCGAACTCGGCGCTGCGTGCCGAGCTGACGAAACGCGGCAACGCGGCCGGACTCGATGTCCTCGTCCCCGCGCTCGAGTATTGCACGGATAACGCCGCGATGATAGCAGCAGCCGCTTTCTATAGAGGCGAGGCGTCGCGAGTCGATCCGGTCGATTTGAAAGCGGATCCCAATTTCGCGTGGTGAGGGTAGGCCGCGGCGGTCGAGATGAATCTCGACCGCTCCCTAATTTTGCGTTAGTTAGCTGGCGCGGACGATCTTGATGAAGTTCGTCCTTCCGGCGACGCCCATCGGCGAGCCCCCGACGACGACGACCGCATCACCCGACTGCACGACGCCTAAGCGGACGAGCTCGGCCTCGACTCGCGAGATCATCTGCTCGGTGTGGCCGCTCTGTTCGATGACGGTCGGCAGCACGCCCCAGTCGAGCGCTAGTCGACGTCCGACGACTTCGTCAGGAACAAACGCGTAGATCGGCACCGCCGGCCGGTCCTTGCTGACGAGGCGCGCAGAGAAACCGGTGTGCGTGAACGCCGCGATGACCTTCACGTCCATGCTCTCGGTGATGTGGCACGCGGCATGCGAGATCGCGTGTGAGTCGCTGTTGACGCGCTGTCGTCGCCGCTCGCGCGGCGGGAAACTCGACTCCGCCTCGAGCGCGATGCGCACCATCGTCTCGACCGACTCCACGGGGTACGAACCCGCTGCCGTCTCGCCCGACAGCATCAGTGCGTCGGTGCCGTCGATGATCGCGTTGGCGACATCGGAGGCCTCGGCGCGCGTCGGGCGGGGCGCAAAGATCATCGACTCGAGCATCTGTGTCGCGGTGATGACCGGGATCAGATGCTCCTTCGCCTGGCGGATGATATGTTTCTGGAGCGTCGGCACGCGCTCAGGCGGCATCTCGACGCCGAGATCACCGCGCGCGACCATGACCGCGTCGCTTGCCCTCATGATGGCATCGAGCCGCTCGATCGCTTCGGGTTTTTCGATTTTCGCGACGACCGGCACGACGCCGCCCGCTTGTCGCACGAGTTCCTTCGCTTCGAGCACGTCTTCGGGCCGGCGGACGAAGGAGATCGCTATGAAGTCGACGCCGGTGGCGACCGCGTGACGCAGGTCCTCGCGATCCTTGTCGGTCAACGCCGGCGACGACACCGCGACGCCGGGAAGATTCATCCCCTTATGCTCGCCGAGCATGCCGCCGTTGTCGACTATGCACGTGACGACCTCGCCACGCACCGACTTCACATGCAGCTCGATCGCGCCGTCGTTCAATAGTATGCGATCGCCCGGCTTGACGTCGCGCGGGAGCTGCGCGTACGCGGTCGACAGACGCTTTGCGGTGCCGACGACCGATTCGGTCGTGATCTCGACCGTCGCGCCGGCCACGAGTTCGACCGGCTTGTGATCGACCAGCGAGCCGATCCGCAGCTTCGGGCCCTGTAAGTCCGCCAAAATCCCGACATTGCGCCCGACCGCGCCCGATGCTCGACGGATCGTCTCGCGCCACTCGTCGTACATCGCATGGGTCGCATGCGAGAAGTTGACGCGAAAGACGTCGACGC comes from the Candidatus Eremiobacteraceae bacterium genome and includes:
- a CDS encoding 2-oxoacid:ferredoxin oxidoreductase subunit beta yields the protein MATTITAKDFATHTASWWCPGCGDFGVIAALKQAAAELELRPKDVAFVSGIGCSGKISGYFNSYALHGVHGRALPAATAIKLANRDLTVIVAGGDGDGYAIGAGHFLHAVRRNPDMTYVVMDNQTYGLTKGQSSPTSALGYVTGTSPSGNPDAPINGLAIALAAGGTFIARGFSSEPKAMVEMIKAGVRHPGFAIVEVMSPCVTFNKINTYKWFKDNVYHVSDDPAYDPTNRTHAFDVLMKPGKIPLGILYHETRPTLESLTIKDNPAIAGLKIEELSPKFASIQDQYR
- a CDS encoding 2-oxoacid:acceptor oxidoreductase subunit alpha; this translates as MIFNDIEVMFGGQAGDGSLTTGDLIAGVFKHMGREVYTYKDFPSRIRGGHTNYVIRASDHANYGMADFVDCLVAFDLEAVQKHIDEMRPGGFIIFDNTDEKIPDDLRRDDVFIYEVPLGKIAKHDLGLEIVRNTVSLGVIAELTGMDPDVVRGDVTKVYQRKGEAVVEKNIAAIEAGAKYIRENYNRPSGYAQSQSTDGDRLIMMGNDAIGYGALVAGCRFMAGYPITPATDVLEWMAKYAPQYGGVVVQAEDELAAINMTIGAAFAGVRSMTATSGPGQALMTEGIGLAGVIEVPIVVIECARAGPSTGMPTKTEQSNLNHLIFSGHGEIPRVVIAPGTVEESFYLTVAAFNIAEKYQVPVFVLSEQALCQSKATLPPLEMSTVTVDRGKLQRNGALSVGEYNRYAFSDDGVSPRAIPGVEGGMHLAPGSEHSDGGVITEDARNREKMMEKRMRKLVSMRPDLPKPNILGDASSRIRIIGYGSNRGPIAEAQDRLAAAGLPTAFMQLRTLWPFPEEEVKAFVEGADHVFIIENSFTGQLDRLIRYVVGPRETVHPVLKYNGKPFRPIEIIDAVAKFAPVREPAGVR
- a CDS encoding GreA/GreB family elongation factor codes for the protein MSRAFVKETDGDAPDDDLPEKPQSAHPNYVTADGLADLHRQLDEALAEQGHVRDRHAAGDIAAKAPLARIARDIRYLRRRIGDAILVEAKRDEVAIGTTVTIDDGGQRRTFTIVGEDQADPAEGKISWTSPLGSALMGQKRGSRLTWRRPVGDVEVVIVDLG
- a CDS encoding sodium:solute symporter family protein produces the protein MIDWTALVVFLILFGGVTVLGFAAANWRRGDLNVLHEWGLAGRRFGTLITWFLLGGDVYTAYTFVALPALATGLGALAFFPLTLITAVCYPLVFVFGPRFWAIAHKRHYITYADFARDRYDSKGLELIVAVTSIIAVMLYISLQLVGLQVAIKALGLTGTGWAGDVPVIVAFAILAAYTYRGGLRAPALVAIVKDILIYVTAIAAVIYIPLQLGGFANIFAAAERTLSALPKPASTVLAPAQYTAFVTLGIGSGLALFMYPNNITAVLSAKSTDVVRRNMAMLPAYTLMLGLIALSGYMALAAGLHLSSPNDAIPMLYQHFFPSWFFGMTMAAIGIGALVPAAVMSIAAANLYTRNIHMALGARTLTEREETNVAKTASLVVKLGALAAVLFLPAQYSIYYQLFAGALILQIVPTVLIGLYTRWFHRVALVAGWIAGIAVALWMIIANHFASVFTLHFFGAPVTMFIGIWALAADLLVAAVATIALDAARTSRGIDRTTTEDYVEVEYPAN
- a CDS encoding DUF3311 domain-containing protein codes for the protein MKGSPASGRSKRAWYLLLALPLLASMFPQLYAVGGPPLFGMPFFYWYQLAMSVIAGIITGIVYYATR
- a CDS encoding type II secretion system protein — encoded protein: MSRHRGMTIAETLVVAVIIGLMLLAIAGAVPPLLLAPARAQAKAESMSPASSGMYVFERDLRESDAIAIFACTRSPVDCGNGSIATADSAVVMATAVDSNDLGATFETNGVLAAPAWQGFIVYWQRSPGGDVYRSFEPAPIAAQIGDPSPQERATLQRFAQEAVASAAAETQPMIVMRNIAEFSAAVNSTNDVTTIRVVAMGQAGYEQNTSTFDDDVLAHN
- the thrS gene encoding threonine--tRNA ligase is translated as MASNQEHLDHLRHTAAHLLAHAVVDLFGPDVKLAIGPSIEDGFYYDFLKEPGFTPEDLPRIETRMRELIAQGLHMEGRRVSREEAAEYYRDRNQPFKLELLDAIPESEPVSMYTIGSFTDLCRGGHVASSKEIGGLKLLSVAGAYWRGDERNPMLQRIYGTAFPTQAEVDAHLAMLEEAARRDHRKLGKELDLFSMEDEAGPGLVFWHPNGGRIRAVIEDFIRGELRQRGYEPVYTPHIVHEAVFIRSGHLQNFSETMFGPMVVEEQRYRAKPMNCPGHIMVYKSQQRSYRDLPLRFAEFGTCYRYERSGTMHGLMRVRGFTQDDAHLFCTPEQLLGEFESTADAALAVLRAFQFTDYQLFVATRPDKALGDEAAWDRATAAIKTACESAGLPYEMDEGGGAFYGPKLDIKVRDAIGRDWQLSTVQVDFNLPERFELTYVGQDGAEHRPVMIHRALLGSLERFFGVLVEHYGGAFPVWLAPVQAVVLPIADGQFEYAASVAKRLRDAGFRIDVDDSNERLQKKIKMQQGRKVPYMLVVGKNEAAAGEVNVRTRAGDQSAMSVDAFLARLADDTAKRM
- a CDS encoding trimeric intracellular cation channel family protein yields the protein MQSSALENVINIITIAGLAAFTVSGVIVAKRKDMDAFGCMSVAFITALGGGTLRDVLLGRFPLFWIAHEWYAIGVLIFAAILFYSSRFIALRERAILIPDAFGLGLFSVTGATYALEAHTSYIVASILGVITGVFGGVLRDVICNEIPIVFSRTQLYATCALAGVWTYIILDHFGVESAWSLSLGVAVTFLTRMAAVFFDLRLPTELET